From Xyrauchen texanus isolate HMW12.3.18 chromosome 12, RBS_HiC_50CHRs, whole genome shotgun sequence, one genomic window encodes:
- the LOC127652514 gene encoding serine protease 33-like, producing MIRELSVVFVVTLLTLGCDSQLNVCGRATLNSRIVGGKDAPSGAWPWQVSLHSDDSHFCGGSLINREWVLTAAHCFPGNPDPSDFTVYLGRKSQEKPNPNEVSRSISQIIIHPSYNTDSKDNDITLLQLSSPVAFSKYIKPVCLAAADSTFNNGSGIWVTGWGAINSDVPLPSPQNLQEVKVPIVGNRKCNCLYDGQITQNMMCAGLLEGGKDSCQGDSGGPMVIKQGSVWIQAGVVSFGQGCALPEHPGVYARVSRYQRWIKKHIRKNQPGFVSFKSKYPDPDQTVTCQK from the exons ATGATTAGAGAACTGAGTGTGGTGTTTGTGGTCACTCTTCTAACCTTAG GGTGTGACTCACAACTGAATG TGTGTGGTAGAGCCACTCTCAACTCAAGGATAGTAGGGGGAAAGGATGCTCCATCTGGTGCGTGGCCATGGCAGGTCAGTCTTCACTCGGATGACAGTCATTTCTGCGGTGGATCCCTAATTAACAGAGAATGGGTTCTGACAGCAGCTCACTGCTTTCCAGG TAACCCTGATCCTTCAGACTTTACTGTGTATCTGGGCAGAAAGAGTCAAGAGAAACCCAATCCAAACGAGGTGTCCAGATCCATCTCTCAAATCATAATTCATCCCTCATACAATACGGATTCAAAAGACAATGACATCACACTGCTGCAGCTCTCCTCACCTGTTGCTTTCAGTAAATACATCAAACCGGTCTGCCTGGCAGCAGCAGACAGCACATTCAACAATGGCTCTGGGATCTGGGTTACTGGATGGGGGGCCATCAACTCAGATG TACCCCTTCCTTCACCCCAAAACCTTCAGGAGGTAAAAGTGCCAATAGTTGGAAACAGGAAGTGTAACTGCCTTTATGATGGACAGATAACCCAGAACATGATGTGTGCTGGACTGTTGGAGGGTGGAAAAGATTCATGCCAG GGTGACTCTGGAGGTCCAATGGTCATCAAACAGGGCTCTGTTTGGATTCAGGCTGGTGTTGTAAGTTTCGGTCAAGGTTGTGCTTTGCCTGAACACCCTGGTGTGTATGCCAGAGTTTCCCGCTACCAGAGGTGGATCAAAAAACATATCAGAAAAAATCAGCCAGGTTTTGTCAGCTTCAAGTCCAAATACCCTGATCCTGACCAGACTGTGACTTGTCAAAAATGA